A window of Quercus robur chromosome 12, dhQueRobu3.1, whole genome shotgun sequence genomic DNA:
TCTCTTGGAAGAGGTAGTGCATGCATGTACATCTCCAAATCTTTTTAATTCAAACCTTCAAAACAGCAATATGGAATCTACTAGCTGAACGTACATAGCGTGGAATATTTAATCAGTAACATTCATACATTAAAGGACCGAAAATAAAGGAATTTGGGCAAAAATTGAAATGGAATATGAAAAAGGGAGGGGAACAAAATACAATCTACATGTTTCTCTCCATGGATCCTCATTCCTATATTGATATTGTACATTTGCTCATTCATCTCCCATGGCCAGTTCCAATGCATAGTCATCCCTCTCCTGCAACATTGAACACAACAAAGAAATAACAttacccaaagaaaaaaatacattggCAGAAGTTTCCAATCcttcttttgacttttttttttttctttttcctttctctctttaataACAAACTTCCCTCTTCACTTTTGCTCATTCAATTGTTGTACTTTTCCTGAGTTTTAAAGGATTAGGAACTTACAACTGGTCCTCGGGCAAAATATCTTCCAAATTGAAGCCAATACACCTGTAAATATCAAGTATTTAAAAATTCCATGACTGTATTAAATCAAGCAATAATTAAGCAGAAAACTTCCAAAATACTAAACACTTTTATGTCATTCCTTTTGCTTAAGGGggaaaagagtgggaagatttGTTCAGATAAAAAACCAAATGACACATTTAAGTTGCCATGATGAAATGGTATGTCCCCTCCCTTCCCTCTTTTTCCCTAACACACCTCCTGTCCAAGAATGGGACCAAAAAGATATTACATCTAAAGGGAAAAGGCTCTATCATGCTTCTAGACACAAAAATGCTGCCAAGAGGACATAATCTGACAACCAGAGTAGAGAGATTTCAAGAAAAATTTAATCCCACAATCTCCTATAACAAAGATTAAGAATTCCCCGCATAAAAAGGACGGTGCACAAGACTATCCTccacaataaaattatttaagaatATAAGATCATCGCAATCGCTGTGGACTTGTTTAAAATAGTTAAATCTCAAAGCAATAATTTCAATTTCTATTTGATATCCAAACATGCTGTTAGTATTCTATCTAATTGAATTTCGCATCCATTTATGCTACCTCATCCTCGTCTTGTGTTTCTACTTCAAGGTCAGATGATGGGAAGCCCACGCAAAGTAGTGCATACCCCTGCATTTCAGAGAAATTTAATacagtttagagagagagagagagagagagagagagagagagagagagagagagagagagagaagagaaggtAAAGATATATGGACATGAAACTGGCATTGGTAACATCATACATAGACAGTAAACTGCATGAGTGTTTTCACAGTTATTATTTGGCCAGAGAAGAAGGTCTTCCAAAAGAGTAAAAGAAAGTTACCTCACTATAGGACTATAAATAGCACCAAAAGAGTTATGACCTTTGGTTGTATTGATCATATTAAACATGGGTTTTCCAATATATCAAGACAGTATAGAAAAATCATTAAACGCAATTACATGCATCCTTTGCCAAAGTTTCCACTTATTAGGTTAATTTATGTGGATTCATTTTGTGATTGATAGTCactttaaatctaaaaaatattattttcaattcgATCTTACTTCTCAagtattcaaaaacaaaataaatgatggAAAAGATCTAGAAGGGTGAAATAAGCTAAAACCTTTTTCCAAAGAAAGTGCAAAGAGCACACTATCAGTTAAATGATGTTAGGAACCAGATCCAACTtaatatgccaattacatatgtaacattgaaaaaaaatataactcagcacctagagagagagagagagacaaaaagaCAGACCTTTGACCTCCTTATTATCACTGAAAGAATGATTAAGATAGAAGGGAAAAACTATTCTataattttctctttattttccatattttttttttttgggggtgggggcgcaaagcaaaaatgtaaataatccAAACTAAATGGTTAGTGGAATTTTCCAGTTGACCCAGTCCtccatattaaatttttatgaaacaaaattttcatttcttttagtTTCCTAAACATCTCAGCCACCAAACTGAACCTTCAAGATAAACTTGTTCTGTCAAATTGATCAATCTTTCACTACTAGCCCCAAATCATAACAGATGAGTTAACAGATTGATttaccaaccacaactaaacaAGACAGGGAAACCCTCATTTATGGTCAATATAGGAAACCCCAAAGTAAACAAGGAATTGTATTCCATTTAAATGATGGCAATAATACAATACCTTTGATTTCAATTCTGCAGATATTCCTAGCGCTTCAGGCTGTCTAATTTGTCCAGATTTTACACGTACAGCACAGCTAGTACAACAACCTGTGACATATAAAAGCTTTTCAGAGAGGACAAACTTAACCAGTTATGTTACAAGGCCTATGTTAatggtattaaatttttttttttggcaagtgcTGGAATAGCCAATAGCTTTATTGCTATAAAGTATTAAATGGAATATGGAACAAAAAGTTGAGTTATGGACTGGGATACTTATCGCTAGTGTACGCTGAGAACACTCAAATTTAATATGAACAGACTTTCTGAAGATTCTAAGGCATCTCATGCTGTTATAGatattcaaagttcaaacctcAACTAAATCTCACAGCTAATCTATATCGGTACGTGCCATTTTAGGCAAATCCTTTCATCTGTTACAAATGCATTCAAGCCCTAAACCAACAAGTTGTAATGAGCCCATAGCTGCAACCCAGTCCAAGACCCATCAAGACCAGCCCAACAGAGCACAATACACATTTGGAGGATCAGACATGAGGCTATCATTAAGAAACTACTTCAAGACTAACCAAGAGTAGTCAGCTTGTTACAGGGAGTCATAAAAGTTGTTAGTTGGTTAAAGAACCAATCTATAGTTTTCTTGATGCTAGCTTGTAAAATCCTAGTATAAATAATATGCACCTGTGTATTCATAATTAAGACAAGTCAAAGATAGTTTGTAGCTTAAGGATGTGCATAGACTACAGGGCACTCAACAAGGAGACTGTCAAAGACAAGTTTCCAATCCCTATAGTTGATGAACTCCTTAAACAGTTTTCTAGAACTGTTATGTTCTCAAAGTTGGACCTAAGGACAGGGTAGCATCAAATCAAAATGAGTAGAGAAGATGTGTCCAAGACTACTTTCAGGACACATGGGGAATTATGAATTCCTAGgcatgccttttggtttgaccAATGGCCCTTCAACCTTCTAGAGCCTCATAAATGATTTGATGTTTTTAATCCATTCTTAAAGGAAGTTTAGTCCTTTTCAATGAAATCTGTATGCATAGGAAGACACTGGAAGAGCATATAATCCACCTCAAGAACATGTTGGGGACCTTGTATATGCCATGAATTCCAACCGTCAATTTGGATGCAAGGAGATAGTGTAGGGAATTAATCCGGAATTCCCAAAcctatgagaaacaaaaaattgagaaaacacacgccaaagaaaaacaatcacatgcacaagacaatatttacgtggttcgacaATTTGTTTACGTCTACaaagttgcagggatttcactattatcaggaaaaaatacaaagtgcggCAGTacagtttttctctctaaaaaaaattacaacaacaaaaccctaatcaccaaagttGCATTCTACATCCTGCGCACAagattcacaatgggctacaaaacgggccaaaaatTTTTCCTCGGCCCAAGCCTctgctccatggactaagccttaGAAAATCTCacattaaaaaccacgcaacattattcgggttgggtcgggtcgtTAACCAGATCAAAtaaaactaggctccacaaagcccaacaaataGAATACTTGGGCCACATCATCTCTAATGAAAGAGTCGAGACTGATCCTAAGAAGACATAAGCCCTATTCAATTGGCACTCACCAACTTCCTTGAAATCCTTAAGAGGATTCCTAGGCCTCACTGGTTATTACAACAAGTTCATCAAGGGGTATGTCCATCTTGCTGCTCCCTTGCCAAACTTACTGAAGAAAAATTCCTTTTCAATGGGATGATGCAGCTCAAGAAGTATTTGAAGAACTTAAGAAAGCTATTTGTAATCTATCAGTCCTTGCATCACTTGACTCTCCAAGACATTCATATTAGAATGTGATGAATCAGGCCAATGATAGGGAGTTGTCTTGATGCAAGAAAGGGGGGCCATAGCCTTTCACGACCAAGTTCTTAGGGAGAAGATCCTGCATTTGTCCACTTATGAGGAGGCCCTATCATCTAGGAAAGCCCTTCATTATTAAAACTAACCAACAGTCTTAAATTCCTCTTAGAATAGAAAATCGGCACCCTTGCTCAACAAAAATGGACTGCCAAACTTATGACCTACATGTTTCAAATTAAGTATAAAAAGGGGAAGGACAACAACCATTGTCCAAAAAAGAGGGAGGACCCAGCAAAATAAGCAGCCCTATCGTCGTAATATCCTACAAGAATTCTCCATTGCCAGGGTgttttgaaagtgttttttaAACATTGCTTTAAGATGTTGAATCTTTTATGATGGGAAGTTTGAAATTTCTATATACTAGTTGTGTGGATGGCATAACTATTAAGTTGTATTTTCACAATGGTTTTGAATTTAGATATACTACGACATGGGTTTCTGCCTATACCTTAACTTGAGTTGATTCCAGTTCACATATGCCCACATTCCAAGTGCTTATCTTGCAgtattacataaaatttaatttccaaaaaCACACATAACTCAACTAATATTACTATAATGTAAGCTTAGCTACAGCATTAACATTATCATTTCATTGCTTAGAGAACAATACCGTGCCTGCAAGCAAATGGAAGCGAGATATTTTGAGATTCAGCTGTGTGCAATATATACTGGTCCTGctttctcaaaatttaaaacaaaaataaaatcaagattaaaaaagcaaaaaaaaaaaaaaaaaaaaatgggattaTTCTCGTCAACCACTCCGCGTACCTCGGGCACGAGGAACTCGTGAACCACTCCGCGTTGTGTGTCGTGAACAGTGACTTTATGGGTCGGGATCGAGGGGGagaagttgttgttgttgttgttgttaccGGCTCGACCGGTCTGCGTTTGGAGCTCCGACGTCGTTTTTTCGCGGCGACATTTCAATGAACTAAAGCGGTGATTGTAAGCCTTCGGCGAAGAGAGTTGCCGGTACAGCGAAGTGCAGGAATTACAGGGAAGTCTAAGAAAGTCCATGGATATTATTtctctatctatctatctctttGTCTCAGTCACTTTAATGTCTATTGCTTTTCTGTAAAGGGTTATAATGGGAAGTGGCGGTAAAAGGTGAAAAATGAGCAAAAACcagtttatttttttgtttttagcctTGCAAGTCACAGGAAAGCTATGAGCCtatgacatttaaaaaaatattatattaattttttattttttattttatatatatatatatatatattgttatagtCTAAGAGATTATttgatattatcaaataaaatgaatatggTCAATTTTCAAccattaatgaaattttatacTTGAAAAGATAAGTGAGATGTATAATTTGAATACTAATATGTAATTGAGGCATTGTTATCTGGAATTTATGAGTAAACCTAAACCATGACAATTAATGGCATATTTTTCATAACATATAACACCTTAGCCATATATTGTTTAACCTCAGgtcaaaatgaatttttgtgaccataaattttgttcttgtatAACTATGTTGGAGTAAAGATTTCAAGAACGCAAGAGATCTAACTAGAAACTATTTGTATGGTCATCAAGTGGGTGACATATATGTTTGGCGTATGTCCTAGAAGCAGGGACTAACCTAGGATTTTGAGTTAAGAGGGGTTGgagtataaatataaaaaaaattatgaaatttcaaataagCATTTATTAATTTCGtattaacaaattatcaataaagacaaatacacaaaatcattattttataatacattataatGCAATCATCTACTAACAAagctaaaaacacaaaatatcatTGTTTCTTATTACATTGGAGCATTTGCATTAGCTCATGCAAAAAATTTTGTCTAAGTATAATaacatacttttttattttatatacttacctttcaaaatatctcatattagattatttattttgcaCTACATTTCACGGAATACTATTcccttatcaattttttttattattatctcaaatcatctctctctccctcaacaAAAAACCATTGCCCTCAAtctaaataatttctaaaacatttaTTTGCATAACTACATTAGTGTAAAATTTCtgtctattttaatataataatatacttttttattttagatacttacttttcaaaataccccatatcagattatttattttgtattacaTTTCATGGAATACTATTcccttatcaattttttattattatctcaaatcatctctctctccctcaacaAAAAACCACTGCCCTCAAtctaaataatttctaaaacattcattTGCATAGCAACATTAACTGtgtaaaattttccaattaacCCCAAAATACACCAACATCAATCTATGTATCATTGTACAAAAATACAATTGTGCTATAGTAATTGTCTAAATTTGCAAAAATACATTTGTACTAtagtaattgtgtaaatttaaatAGCTACTGTAGCACAAATGTATTTTTGCACAATTATACATAGACTGATATCGGTGTATTTTGGGGTTGATTGGACAAATTGAGGTCTTATGTTGTTTTAAAACTAATACAAATGCTATTACAATGAAATCAATGTAAAATTGTAAGGGGgtccaaatataaaattttaaaaaatatacccatatataaaatattttttttttaagacaaggGGGCTCGGGCCCCACCTAGTTCCTAGAAGCCAATCTACCAAGGAAAATCTGAAAGCTTGAAAGTCAATTTTCAATACCTATAATGTATGATGTAAAACATATCATATCAAGAACAAATGCCTGCACcatcgagtttttttttttttttttttaattggtaagttacatAAGCTAACAATGG
This region includes:
- the LOC126709443 gene encoding ferredoxin C 2, chloroplastic isoform X2, producing MDFLRLPCNSCTSLYRQLSSPKAYNHRFSSLKCRREKTTSELQTQTGRAGNNNNNNNFSPSIPTHKVTVHDTQRGVVHEFLVPEDQYILHTAESQNISLPFACRHGCCTSCAVRVKSGQIRQPEALGISAELKSKGYALLCVGFPSSDLEVETQDEDEVYWLQFGRYFARGPVERDDYALELAMGDE
- the LOC126709443 gene encoding ferredoxin C 2, chloroplastic isoform X1 — protein: MDFLRLPCNSCTSLYRQLSSPKAYNHRFSSLKCRREKTTSELQTQTGRAGNNNNNNNFSPSIPTHKVTVHDTQRGVVHEFLVPEQDQYILHTAESQNISLPFACRHGCCTSCAVRVKSGQIRQPEALGISAELKSKGYALLCVGFPSSDLEVETQDEDEVYWLQFGRYFARGPVERDDYALELAMGDE